The following proteins are co-located in the Silene latifolia isolate original U9 population chromosome 1, ASM4854445v1, whole genome shotgun sequence genome:
- the LOC141593158 gene encoding uncharacterized protein LOC141593158, protein MGKNNNQRRQQNYAQRRHEDDTWTVKPFHDHPPSIDKTPPNFDHEHHDHDHDPDDQIHDNHDEIEQPETSFTPITKPLKGRNRKKVSKTRVENSGFEGNAEVGGTSFGELGGGQVVEFGESEKIVGVVVGVVVVDEEKIEKIEEVGCEEGGDGDDVLRGLNELEIGIDEIELSDEQVRINDQLQEDELLAVDSIYGDSVYALEKRQGLRSFQFHIDIKLSSDYAVSTKLKIATHADSEADVSEDFLYTFNVQYLRPIVLTCVLPRSYPSHCPPLFTISVQWLHESGISKLCSMLDSLWNEQPGQEILYHWIEWLHSSTLPNLEFDKELVLGPYVPESCSDRRAFSGRVSPDVDIPSMKSYNKERQHENFMNGLHECCICFSEYPGTEFLRMPCHHFFCVRCMKTYANVHVKEGTVNKLQCPTTKCDGMIPPGLLKRLLGDEEFERWESLMLQKTLDAMSDVAYCPRCETACLEDQDQHAQCSKCFFSFCTLCRERRHVGIECLTADMKLRVLEERQSSSNLKDAQKIKERELINELRSVAEILRDSKQCPSCKMAISRTEGCNKMVCSNCGKFFCYRCNKAIDGYDHFSNGRCDLFPQEVIEEWEQQLNPRQRIGQYLAGNIAGNNKPCPTCAQPNVKVGNNNHMFCWSCQTNYCYQCGQIVRRGSQHYGANRCKQHSAD, encoded by the exons ATGggaaagaacaataatcaaagACGTCAACAAAATTATGCTCAACGTCGCCATGAAGATGATACTTGGACGGTCAAACCCTTTCATGATCACCCACCTTCAATCGACAAAACCCCACCAAATTTCGATCATGAACACCATGATCATGATCATGATCCTGATGATCAAATTCATGATAATCATGATGAAATTGAGCAACCAGAAACCTCATTTACTCCAATTACTAAACCTTTAAAGGGAAGAAATCGAAAAAAGGTATCGAAAACCCGTGTCGAAAATTCGGGTTTTGAAGGAAATGCTGAGGTGGGTGGGACGAGTTTTGGAGAATTAGGAGGTGGGCAGGTGGTGGAATTTGGAGAAAGTGAGAAAATTGTGGGTGTTGTagtgggtgttgtggttgttgatgaAGAGAAGATTGAAAAAATTGAGGAAGTTGGTTGTGAAGAAGGTGGTGATGGTGATGATGTTTTGAGAGGATTGAATGAGTTGGAAATTGGGATTGATGAGATTGAATTGTCTGATGAGCAAGTGAGAATTAATGATCAACTTCAAGAGGATGAG TTGCTTGCTGTGGACTCCATATATGGAGACAGTGTCTATGCCTTAGAAAAACGACAGGGCTTGCGATCATTTCAG TTCCATATAGACATTAAACTCTCAAGTGATTATGCTGTATCCACAAAGCTAAAAATAGCAACTCATGCTGACTCCGAAGCTGATGTCTCCGAGGATTTCTTATATACTTTTAATGTTCAGTACCTGCGACCAATTGTGTTGACATGTGTGTTACCGAGATCTTACCCAAGCCATTGTCCGCCATTGTTCACCATCTCAGTTCAGTGGCTGCATGAATCTGGGATTTCCAAACTTTGCTCTATGCTGGACTCATTGTGGAATGAGCAGCCAGGCCAAGAAATCCTTTATCATTGGATAGAATGGCTGCACAGCTCAACTCTTCCAAAcctcgagtttgacaaagaactTGTGCTTGGCCCTTATGTTCCGGAAAGTTGTTCAGATAGACGTGCATTCTCTGGAAGGGTTTCTCCTGATGTTGATATCCCGTCAATGAAGAGTTACAATAAAGAGAGACAACATGAGAACTTCATGAATGGCCTTCATGAATGTTGCATCTGTTTTAGCGAGTACCCTg GAACGGAATTTTTGAGAATGCCATGCCATCATTTCTTTTGTGTTAGATGCATGAAGACTTATGCTAATGTGCATGTGAAGGAAGGCACAGTAAACAAGCTTCAATGTCCCACTACTAAATGTGACGGAATGATCCCGCCTGGTTTATTGAAACGACTGTTGGGGGATGAAGAATTTGAACGTTGGGAGTCATTGATGTTGCAGAAAACCCTTGATGCAATGTCTGATGTAGCTTACTGCCCAAGATGTGAAACAGCTTGTCTTGAAGATCAAGACCAACATGCCCAGTGCTCAAAGTGCTTCTTCAGTTTCTGCACACTTTGTCGGGAGCGCCGTCATGTTGGGATAGAATGCCTGACCGCTGATATGAAGCTGCGGGTGTTGGAG GAGCGCCAAAGTTCATCAAATCTCAAAGACGCGCAGAAGATAAAGGAGCGTGAATTGATTAATGAACTTCGTAGTGTGGCAGAAATCCTCCGTGATTCCAAACAATGTCCATCCTGTAAGATGGCTATTTCTAGAACTGAAGGATGTAATAAGATGGTGTGCTCAAATTGTGGAAAATTCTTCTGCTATCGTTGCAACAAAGCAATTGACGGATATGATCATTTCAG TAATGGAAGGTGTGATCTTTTTCCACAAGAAGTGATTGAAGAATGGGAACAGCAATTAAATCCTCGTCAGAGGATTGGTCAGTATCTTGCTGGAAATATTGCTGGGAATAATAAGCCTTGTCCTACCTGTGCTCAGCCAAATGTTAAG GTTGGAAACAACAATCACATGTTCTGTTGGTCGTGCCAAACTAACTACTGCTATCAATGCGGCCAGATCGTGCGTCGTGGTTCTCAGCATTATGGGGCCAATCGTTGTAAGCAACATTCAGCCGATTAG
- the LOC141593730 gene encoding VAMP-like protein YKT61, which yields MKITALVILKINGNDENPTILANASDLSNFGYFQKSSIREFIVFVSRTVAKRTPPGQRQSVQHEEYKVHAYNRGGLCALGFMDDHYPVRSSFSLLNKVLDEYEKNFGDSWRTVATDSTQPWPYLNEALTKFQDPAEADKLLKIQRELDETKIILHRTIDSVLERGEKLDSLVEKSADLSAQSQFFYKQAKKTNSCCTIL from the exons ATGAAAATAACAGCTTTAGTAATCTTGAAGATTAACGGAAACGATGAAAACCCTACGATATTAGCAAATGCGTCAGATTTAAGCAATTTTGGATATTTCCAGAAATCTAGTATTCGTGAATTCATCGTCTTCGTCTCTCGTACCGTCGCTAAGCGTACTCCTCCCGGTCAACGTCAATCCGTTCAACATGaag AATACAAAGTTCATGCTTATAATAGAGGAGGTCTTTGTGCATTGGGATTTATGGATGATCACTATCCTGTTCGAAGTTCGTTTTCACTGCTAAACAAG GTGCTGGATGAATACGAAAAGAACTTTGGTGATTCGTGGAGAACCGTGGCTACGGACAGCACACAACCCTGGCCTTATCTGAATGAAGCCTTGACTAAGTTCCAG GACCCAGCTGAAGCTGATAAGCTACTAAAAATACAAAGGGAATTGGATGAAACCAAGATTATACTT CACAGGACAATTGATAGCGTGCTTGAACGAGGTGAGAAGTTGGACAGTTTGGTGGAAAAGAGTGCAGATCTCAGTGCTCAATCACAG TTCTTCTACAAGCAGGCGAAGAAGACCAACTCGTGCTGTACAATATTATGA